The Lasioglossum baleicum chromosome 15, iyLasBale1, whole genome shotgun sequence genomic interval AGTCGCCCTAACTTGCTCCGCAACGCGCAAAGAGGACCTAGAAAGGGCAGCAGAGCTGGCAGTAGAGAAAGCAGCGGAAAGGGCAGCGGAAAGGGCCGTGGAGAAGGCTCTGGAAAGTGGGAATTCAACCACAGAGTCCAAAACAGTTCGCGATTCATACTCGAGCGTCCGGAAACCAGCTCAGCGAGAGAATTCGAGGGGCAACGAGAGATTCTCCGGTCGCTATTCGCCTTCAACGGACGCCAGGGATCAAGAAGACGACACTGACGATTGGCGAAGGTTCCCTAAACGTCACAGATCGAAACCATTCGGCTGGAGGAGCAAAGTCGATGATGACTGGAGAAGGTACCCCAGGAGCGACTGGGTAGCTGAGGCTCCATGGGAGAAGCCTAAGGTTGTGACTATAGAAAAGAAGGTTCCGGTGCCTGTCACCGTCGAGAAGAAGGTCCCCTATCCCGTGTACAGGCATGTATACTTAACATTGAACGAACTTTtcctcaatttctattttgtatgAAGACCCACAGTCCAATGATAACCAACGTAAAATTTCAGACACGTGCCCTACGAAGTGAAGGTCCCAGTGCCCCAGCCTTACACAGTTGAGAAAAAGGTGCCCTACCCGGTGAAGGTGTACGTCAACGTTCCTGTCGAGGTCCCGGAGCCCTACACAGTGGAGAAGCAGGTGCCTTACGAGGTCAAGGTCGACCGGCCAGTGCCGTACAAGGTGGAGGTCCCGGTCCCTCAACCGTACACCGTTGAAAAGAAGATACCAGTCGAGGTCAAAGTGCCTATACCCGAGCCTTACATGGTCGACAAGCACGTGCCCTACGAGGTGAAGGTCCCAGTAAAGGTACCAGAGCCCTACGAGGTCGAGAAGAAGGTCCCAGTGCCTGTCAAGGTCGTCGTTCATCGACCTTACCCAGTCCCTGTGCCTAAACCTTATCCAGTGGAAGTTGCCAAGCCTTATCCAGTCCCTGTAGCCAAACCCTACcctgtcaaggtcaaggtcgcAGTTGATACGCCCTATCCTGTGCCTATAGAAAGACCTGTGCCTGTTCCTGTCGAGGTAATTGAACCTGAACCTTACACTGTTGAGAAGCCTGTCGAGGTAGAAGTGCAGAGACCATACCCTGTGCCGGTTAGGGTTCAAGTAGATAGACCCTACGAAGTTCTCATGCCGAAACCTGTGCCTATTCCTGTGGAAAAACCTTTCCCTTACTGGGTTCAGGTGCCGGTGCCTGTGGAGCAGGATTGGAACGGGATCGGCAATCAAGAGTTTTACGAGAGAAGGGATTCTAAGGCTGATAAGAAGACTAGAGACAGTGACAAGAAGAAGATGACCAGCAGACCTCGCAGGAGGCCTGTCAGGACTCGTCAGAAAGGGATCTAGATTTTTTATAGAGACTTTTGGCACATACCGTCGGCCTCATATGAAAATTGGGGTAAacattactttaccggactcaatatTTGTGCCTTTCTTAGATTAGTACGCGggacggctgcagatcgaagtttcgatcctgtaggatcaatggtacaggagttatgcttgcttaaagttgagcaatctgcagtgtttttgacaggcaagTTTTTgacttgccccccccccccgatccAATCACCAAAcaactaattaattattctgctcggtaagcggcgcgcgaccgtcactacaaaccaatatggcggcgcccttacctgtcaaaaacactgcagattgctcagctttaagcaagcataactcctgaaccattgatcctacaggatcgaaacttcgatctgcagccgccccgggtacaaatctactggagtacatactaaatacatcataatttataggagaaaggcacgaattttgagtccggtaaagtaaagagcagcctgaaAATTGAGATTCTTTCAAACTATGTTTATATGTAGACAGTAATTAAAGCAGTTAACAAAAAATTACCCTCAAATTGTAGAAATTGAAGTACCTATCAAGGCGAAGCTGAAAtcccaattttcataaaaaacgGACCGACGATATATTTCTGGAGCGTTTGCATGATTGAATAAAGAGATTAAGGGAACTCTATCGGAAGCAATATAATTCCACTCGACCGCCTGTAATCATCTCATCGATCTGTGGGAGCTAATGTAAGATGGAAAGGGAGCTCGACCAAtctgaaagagaggaggaaaaaggaaggagcgtttcgtcctaggcccgctagaggactcatcagtaaggctatctagcgggccctgccttagacggttgggatgtcggaaggcggttgaggactgtatatatacaaatcattgaggaatcgagtacttgcgggaaaggtctcaactacctgtccctcttgtggcgcctGTAGGAAATTAGGCCGCCACATCACCCCCCTGCCAGTAGATAACGATACTAGTCGTTATTGGTACTGatcgtggggggggggggggaatgatGAATATCGTGTATCAGACGGCGAGACGGTGCGTCTTCAAGCCTATCGAGGAATGCCCACTCGATTGATGTATGTAGTAGTATTCATCCCCCCGTAAATATCCTCCTAGGCTCCATGTTGTCCTCCGTGTTGCGTTTTTGTGTTCTAAAGTCGCGGGTCACCAATGTGGGAGCTAATGTAAGATGGAAAGGGAGCTCGACCAAtctgaaagagaggaggaaaaaggaaggagcgtttcgtcctaggcccgctagaggactcatcagtaaggctatctagcgggccctgccttagacggttgggatgtcggaaggcggttgaggactgtatatatacaaatcattgaggaatcgagtacttgcgggaaaggtctcaactacctgtccctcttgtggcgcctGTAGGAAATTAGGCCGCCACAGATCAATCGATTGTAAATCACAGCCGCGGCAACAGCGGTTTCCGCGTGACAAAAATAAATCTGTGCGCATACCACCATAACCTGTCCGACACGTCCTTATTAACTCACCGATCGGTGATTAAGCGAACGGTCGGATTGCCGTGCATTTCCCACGGAGCCGATACAACAACCGTTCGCTCGTTTCGCAAAAGAATCGCGGTGAATTGCGAGGAAGCGAAGCGGCTTCGAATTAATGGCCTCACGGTCAAGAATTCCTAGCGCGTTCTGCGTACGCGACCGGAAAAAATCAAATCCGCCGGCTTTCCCTGATCTTAGGAAGAGCAGAGCTCGCCGTTCATCGATTATCCGAGGATCGACCGACTCGAAGGCCATTCGTTTCGCCATCATTCGCAGCTTCCGGTCTTCCCGAGTGATTTAGAGCGGcaattttttattgtacttgTTTAGAGCATTCTtatataaatgtatttttttgtaccaataaaataataaacttcTACAGCTAATGATTTTCtaaagtaaaataatttgttgaaataGATCGCGAACGCGAATGCGAGAGCTCGCGATGAAAACATCTGGTTTCTCAGATTGGCATCGACTCGATTATTTATCGGCCGGGGAAACGACAGATCCCGACTTCCTGCCTCGAGGATCCTTTTCATCGTCGATTGAAATATCGCGGCCCAGCTAGAACGATCGCTACTCTCACTGGTGTTCGCTACTTTCTCACGTTCAATAATTCCGCAACGATAATAATCATCCTCGAAACAGGTGTTCCATACTGCTAAACGATCGCTTATCCTCTGGATCCCGCGGATTCATAAATATTCGATCTGACAATTAAATTTCGACGCGACCTTTCAACAAGCTTTCCATCGAATCGATATCGTAACACGCATATCGCCGAGCCACGTTCTCCGCAGATAATAGATGCAGCAGCGAAACAATTAACATAACGACTACATTAGAGCGATCTGCATAATCGGATGTATTACGGCACCAGATGGAATTCTGTGCCGTAATTACTGCACGGACGGGTGTTAACGATCGATCAGCTGGTCGAGAGCAGTCCCATATTCGAGTGCAACAAAAAAACACGCGCCTAACGACTCCGAAAGAAAACTGTGTTCGCGGCGGTAATGTTCCGGTGGGAACCGAGCTTAATCCATCCGGGCAATTAACGTTCGTCGACGCGTTGCCGCGGATCTACGCGATCGATCTCGAGCGCAGTTTCATCCGACACGGCAGATCGTATGTCCGAGCGCGTTCCCCCACCACTACGGACTCTCCCTTCTTCTCTTTCACTCTCCGGTTTTCGTTTTCTTCCAACACCCTCCCACCTGAGCTCTCTTCCTTCCTCTAGCTCTCTCCGTCGAACCAAAGGACTCTCGGTCGCGGACGAGAGGACTCGGGACTGGAAACGTCGTGGTCACGCGCGCCAAGTCCTTCCGTGGGGACCGGATACGGAGGGGGCAATAGTCCTGCCGAGAAACTATGAAATATGGAAGgagccgagagagagagcagccCCGGGGCCCTGCGTGTGCAGGGTGCTCAGAATTTACCTGTGCAGTGGCGTAGAATCCGATTTTTCGCAATCCAGATGCCAATTTTTCCTCCAACAATTCCAGAACGTCCACTCAACTTATTACATGTcctcttaaggatgttctggaggtacaatgggagacagaagtacaagaaattcgaaatccatcaatatattggcaatgaaagccattcatgagtatagtTTTGTTTTTGAGTGTATTGTTTTTggagtttgaagtggaattttatgaattctccataaaaagacgtgttaaaatgtggaaactttaagttgctataatttttaaacggtgcagtgaatcgaacccaaattttggtaattgcattaatttagtaagaattgtatcttgtaaaattttcaaaaattctgttgcgtttttatatacctccagaacatccttaacttAACACAAAATAactggttccagattttttattttacgattattgatgtagtaaaaataatttcataagaaatgattgcatAGATATCTTTAATGGAGCACATATTACGATAGGagttgcacaaagtcta includes:
- the LOC143216092 gene encoding uncharacterized protein LOC143216092, giving the protein MRRLQPSIIAFLCLSVALTCSATRKEDLERAAELAVEKAAERAAERAVEKALESGNSTTESKTVRDSYSSVRKPAQRENSRGNERFSGRYSPSTDARDQEDDTDDWRRFPKRHRSKPFGWRSKVDDDWRRYPRSDWVAEAPWEKPKVVTIEKKVPVPVTVEKKVPYPVYRHVPYEVKVPVPQPYTVEKKVPYPVKVYVNVPVEVPEPYTVEKQVPYEVKVDRPVPYKVEVPVPQPYTVEKKIPVEVKVPIPEPYMVDKHVPYEVKVPVKVPEPYEVEKKVPVPVKVVVHRPYPVPVPKPYPVEVAKPYPVPVAKPYPVKVKVAVDTPYPVPIERPVPVPVEVIEPEPYTVEKPVEVEVQRPYPVPVRVQVDRPYEVLMPKPVPIPVEKPFPYWVQVPVPVEQDWNGIGNQEFYERRDSKADKKTRDSDKKKMTSRPRRRPVRTRQKGI